The DNA region TATAGCAACTCATGGCTGGCAAGAATCTAGCACAACAACTTTAGATGAAATATTACAGACTTATCTTGGTGCTGGTCTTGAGTATGTCTTATGTACTGATATTTCTCGTGATGGTATGCTGCAAGGTCCAAATTTTGAGTTATATAGAATCTATTCATCTATTTATCCAGATATTCAGTTTATGGCTTCTGGCGGGGTTGGAACTTTAAAGGATTTAGAAATATTAAAAGCGCAAAATACTTATGGTGTCATTATTGGTAAGGCTCTTTATGAAAATAAATTTACACTACAAGAGGCTTTAGGATGTTAACAAAAAGAATAATTGCATGTCTTGATGTCAAAGATGGCGTAGTTGTTAAAGGTGTGAAATTTAGAAATCATAGAATTATTGGCGATATTATTGAGCTGGCTCAGAAATACTCAGATGCAGGAGCAGATGAGCTGGTATTTTATGATATTGGAGCCAGTCCAGATAATAAGTTACTTTCTATCAAATGGATACGAGAGATAGCCAAAAAGATAAATATCCCATTTTGTGTAGCTGGTGGAATTAAGTCCGTAGAGAATGCTCGAGCTATATTAAATGAAGGAGCAGATAAAATATCTGTCAATTCTACAGCATTAGCTAGACCTGATTTGATAGATGAGCTAGTTTATGAGTTTGGTACTCAATGTGTAGTAGTTGGAGTAGATAGTAAATTTATCGATGGTGAATTTAAAGTTTGCCAATATACAGGCA from Francisella halioticida includes:
- the hisF gene encoding imidazole glycerol phosphate synthase subunit HisF, translating into MLTKRIIACLDVKDGVVVKGVKFRNHRIIGDIIELAQKYSDAGADELVFYDIGASPDNKLLSIKWIREIAKKINIPFCVAGGIKSVENARAILNEGADKISVNSTALARPDLIDELVYEFGTQCVVVGVDSKFIDGEFKVCQYTGSADKTVQTLLDPVSWAKEVESRGAGEIVLNCMNHDGVKGGYDLEHLREVQSNVSIPVIASGGAGQIQHFIYVFKHTDIDGALAASVFHDDIIAIPELKQELFKKNIPTRIVK